One Helianthus annuus cultivar XRQ/B chromosome 7, HanXRQr2.0-SUNRISE, whole genome shotgun sequence genomic region harbors:
- the LOC110899455 gene encoding serine/threonine-protein kinase RUNKEL, with protein sequence MNNYHIYEAIGQGKHSTVYKGRKKKSIEYYALKSVDKSHKSKVLQEVRILHSSDHPNVLKFHAWYETSAHLWLILEYCVGGDLRTLLEQDSKLPEDSVHDLARDLVRGLRYLHSKGVIYCDLKPSNILLDENGRTKLCDFGLSRKLSDISKTPSSLLPQAKRGTPCYMAPELFHDAGVHSYASDFWALGCVLYECYAGRPPFIGKEFTQLVNSIITDPTPSLPGNPSRPFANLVSSLLIKDPAERIQWSEICSHAYWNSKLTPPVLPPQPAFDNMVELCYKPCLTERNQNKTPPRNRATVGPTERTKSEHNTPNRGVSSGRKIQSKGSGNTKGVNLLRLSRIAKSNLQRENEKENYRRPLPNTNSENETDVRIENTDMELDFNENNDDDTQDEPEMVTVTSTQTVDDENLIASPMVNSNTPATDDSSRNDDESSADRIEVDATPPSASPQPKIKKVLEGSGSDSGADNMSTVLWHASDLSVRPVMPSKKSDLSVPSLPFDAVPSSDFVKLPKDQLEVVTKCIISILNGNTSVGEKQNVIKYLEILSCSVDAANILTNGQIMLVLVKMFRLSKVSGLRVQLASLLGLLIRHSTVIDNDLASSGILGSLSEGLVDRQEKVRRFSMAALGELLFYISTQNDQPKALIPPESPLKENKTSSGWQVPNTLISLVTSLLRKGEDDTTQLYALKTIENISSQGGYWATRFTSPDVVNNLCHIFRSPAKPETMRLTAGSCLVRLTRFNPPTIQQVMEKLNFKETANAVSKGSPREQQICLNLLNIAMLGSNLFANIGRHLLPLIDDKSLVPNLISLIEHGGEVLRGKTLVFITLLCKNRKRWLPHFFYNVKLLTTVDRLVKEKGVYLQQCLEAFINGVVSIIPGLLDMIIADIKQLSVGKRHLQGGGLTGKGGGGSKTSLPLFSVVLNLLCSSSFKRRVVDSQILLQLKVLLKLVESPFQGRDDFLLTLLRVFEAITEEGSVIEENHTTFVIEILPSLSVLCKGSKDGDARFLCLKIWFEVVVNMLNEAPKDARRLEVLKSVCRDHFIPMLPMLMEDEDPTPIYAQKLHDMLLEFNVIV encoded by the exons ATGAATAATTACCACATATACGAGGCAATTGGCCAAGGAAAACACTCG ACTGTGTATAAAGGGAGGAAGAAGAAAAGTATTGAATATTATGCACTTAAGAGTGTCGATAAATCTCACAAAAGCAAGGTTCTGCAGGAA GTGAGAATTCTTCACTCATCGGATCATCCTAATGTACTCAAATTTCATGCCTG gTATGAAACTTCTGCTcatttgtggctgattttagaaTATTGTGTTGGAGGTGACCTCAGGACATTACTGGAGCAG GACAGTAAACTTCCGGAAGATTCAGTACACGATCTAGCACGGGATCTTGTTAGAGGTTTACG GTATTTACACTCAAAAGGAGTCATCTACTGTGACTTGAAGCCATCAAACATTTTGCTGGATGAAAATGGTCGTACAAAG CTTTGTGATTTTGGGTTATCCAGAAAATTGAGTGATATATCCAAAACACCTTCTTCACTG TTACCGCAAGCAAAACGTGGAACTCCATGTTACATGGCGCCTGAGTTGTTTCACGATGCCGGAGTTCATTCATACGCTTCGGATTTTTGGGCTCTCGGTTGTGTTCTATACGAATGCTATGCTGGCAGACCTCCATTCATAGGAAAAGAATTCACACAGTTGGTAAATTCAATCATCACAGATCCGACTCCATCCTTACCGGGCAATCCTAGCCGTCCATTCGCTAATCTCGTCAGTTCTCTTCTTATAAAAGATCCAGCCGAAAGAATCCAATGGTCCGAAATTTGTAGTCATGCGTACTGGAACTCGAAGCTGACCCCACCGGTTTTACCCCCTCAACCCGCTTTCGATAACATGGTTGAACTTTGTTATAAACCTTGTCTTACCGAACGGAATCAGAACAAAACCCCACCGAGAAACCGAGCCACGGTGGGCCCCACTGAAAGAACGAAATCAGAACATAATACACCTAATAGAGGTGTATCGAGTGGTCGAAAGATTCAATCTAAAGGTAGTGGTAATACAAAGGGTGTGAATTTGCTACGTCTTTCGAGGATAGCGAAATCGAATCTGCAGAGGGAAAATGAAAAGGAGAATTACCGTAGGCCGTTGCCGAATACGAATTCCGAAAATGAAACTGATGTTCGAATCGAAAACACTGATATGGAGCTCGATTTTAACGAGAACAATGACGACGACACACAAGACGAGCCCGAAATGGTGACTGTGACCTCTACCCAAACCGTTGATGATGAGAATTTGATTGCATCACCAATGGTTAACAGTAACACGCCTGCAACAGATGATTCTAGTAGAAACGACGATGAATCCTCTGCGGATCGTATTGAAGTAGATGCTACTCCACCGAGTGCTTCACCGCAACCGAAGATTAAAAAGGTTCTAGAAGGTTCAGGTTCAGATAGCGGTGCGGATAACATGTCGACAGTTCTTTGGCATGCATCTGACCTCTCGGTTCGACCTGTGATGCCAAGTAAAAAGTCTGACCTCTCGGTTCCTTCTCTTCCGTTCGATGCGGTTCCATCGTCTGAttttgtgaaattaccaaaagaCCAATTAGAAGTAGTCACGAAATGCATCATAAGCATCCTAAACGGAAACACTTCAGTTGGTGAGAAGCAAAACGTGATCAAATATCTTGAGATTTTAAGCTGTAGTGTGGATGCAGCCAATATTTTGACCAATGGTCAAATAATgcttgttttggtcaaaatgtTTCGGCTGTCTAAAGTCTCGGGTTTGCGGGTACAACTTGCGTCACTTCTTGGGTTGCTAATACGACATTCTACTGTTATAGACAATGATTTAGCAAGTTCGGGGATATTGGGTTCATTAAGCGAAGGGTTAGTGGATCGTCAAGAAAAGGTCAGAAGGTTTTCTATGGCTGCGTTGGGTGAGTTGTTGTTTTATATATCAACTCAGAATGACCAACCGAAAGCACTTATTCCACCTGAAAGCCCGTTAAAGGAAAACAAAACCTCATCAGGATGGCAG GTACCGAATACATTAATATCACTAGTAACATCACTTTTGCGGAAGGGTGAAGACGACACCACTCAACTTTATGCGCTAAAAACAATCGAGAACATCTCAAGCCAAGGCGGATATTGGGCAACCCGTTTCACCAGCCCGGATGTAGTCAACAATCTTTGTCACATATTCCGATCACCCGCAAAACCAGAGACAATGAGACTTACAGCCGGATCATGTCTAGTCCGTTTGACGCGTTTCAACCCGCCCACAATCCAACAAGTAATGGAAAAACTCAACTTCAAAGAAACCGCAAACGCGGTTTCCAAAGGAAGCCCACGTGAGCAGCAGATCTGCTTAAACCTTCTGAACATTGCAATGCTCGGCAGCAATCTTTTCGCCAATATAGGCCGCCATTTGTTACCGTTAATAGACGATAAAAGCCTTGTACCGAATTTAATATCGCTTATCGAACACGGGGGTGAAGTTTTACGAGGAAAAACGCTCGTTTTTATTACCCTTCTTTGTAAAAACCGAAAAAGATGGCTTCCACATTTTTTCTATAATGTGAAGCTTTTAACGACGGTGGATAGGTTGGTGAAGGAAAAGGGTGTTTATCTGCAGCAATGTTTAGAGGCGTTTATAAACGGTGTGGTGTCGATTATACCGGGGTTACTGGATATGATTATTGCTGATATTAAGCAACTGTCTGTCGGGAAACGGCATCTGCAAGGTGGTGGTTTAACTGGCAAAGGTGGTGGTGGTTCAAAGACCAGTTTGCCACTTTTTTCGGTGGTTCTTAATCTTCTTTGCAGTTCATCGTTTAAACGCAGGGTGGTTGACTCTCAGATCCTTCTGCAACTCAAAGTTCTACTCAAATTGGTCGAATCACCGTTTCAG GGACGAGATGATTTTCTGTTGACCCTTTTACGGGTTTTTGAAGCAATCACGGAAGAAGGTTCTGTAATCGAGGAAAACCACACAACTTTTGTCATTGAAATTCTCCCGAGTCTGTCGGTTCTTTGCAAAGGAAGTAAAGACGGAGATGCAAGATTCTTATGCTTAAAAATATGGTTTGAGGTGGTTGTTAATATGCTAAATGAAGCACCAAAGGATGCCCGAAGACTAGAGGTTTTGAAATCAGTATGCCGTGATCATTTCATCCCAATGCTTCCGATGTTAATGGAGGATGAAGACCCAACTCCGATATATGCACAGAAACTACACGATATGCTGCTGGAGTTCAATGTTATCGTATAA